Proteins from one Thalassophryne amazonica chromosome 20, fThaAma1.1, whole genome shotgun sequence genomic window:
- the crtap gene encoding cartilage-associated protein, with translation MAPSCSARHLFSVLLVALFSSTANSQYEKYSFRSFPRHELMPLESAYKYALDQYTEEKWKETVEYMEVSLRLYRLLRDSEAFCNLNCSSVRLEDESKFADFPELHAFGNVMKRAQCLKRCKHGLPAFRQTMPSRETIDEFERREPYRYLQYAYFKSDNLAKAVSAAHTFLLKHPDDEMMQRNMAYYKSLPGADEHLKDLETKSYESLFVRAVRAYNGDNFRTSVSDMELALRDFFKVYDECLAAYEGPRDIRDFKDFYPSIADHYMEVLEKKVRCESELTPVVGGFVVEKFVATMYHYLQFAYYKLNDLKNAVPCAASYVLFDPDDDVMKNNMVYYHFHQKQWGLTEEDFFPRSEAVRYYNQTTMQLQMLEFARQKLASDDEGEVVEFIDELLDEDE, from the exons atGGCACCGTCCTGTTCTGCTCGTCATCTCTTCTCGGTACTTTTAGTGGCGCTTTTCAGCAGCACAGCGAACTCGCAGTATGAAAAATACAGCTTCAGGAGCTTCCCACGGCACGAGCTCATGCCTCTGGAGTCCGCGTACAAGTACGCGCTGGACCAGTACACCGAGGAGAAGTGGAAGGAGACGGTGGAGTACATGGAGGTGTCCCTGCGCCTCTACCGGCTGCTGCGGGACAGCGAGGCCTTCTGCAACCTCAACTGCAGCTCCGTCAGGCTGGAAGACGAGAGCAAGTTTGCCGACTTTCCAGAACTGCACGCGTTCGGCAACGTGATGAAAAGGGCGCAGTGCTTAAAGCGCTGCAAACACGGACTGCCCGCCTTCAGACAGACCATGCCCAGCCGGGAAACCATCGACGAGTTCGAGCGACGGGAGCCGTACAGATACTTGCAGTACGCCTACTTTAAA TCTGACAACCTGGCGAAGGCGGTGTCGGCCGCCCACACCTTCCTGCTGAAGCATCCAGATGATGAGATGATGCAGAGGAACATGGCCTACTACAAGAGTCTGCCCGGCGCCGACGAACACCTCAAAGACCTGGAGACAAAATCATATGAG TCGTTGTTCGTGCGTGCTGTGAGGGCATACAACGGAGACAACTTCCGCACTTCGGTGTCAGACATGGAACTGGCGTTGCGGGACTTCTTCAAGGTCTATGATGAGTGTCTGGCTGCTTACGAGGGTCCCAGAGACATCAGGGACTTTAAAGACTTCTACCCGTCCATTGCCG ATCACTACATGGAGGTCCTGGAGAAGAAAGTGAGATGTGAGAGCGAGCTGACGCCTGTCGTAGGGGGTTTTGTTGTGGAGAAGTTTGTGGCCACCATGTACCACTACCTGCAGTTTGCCTATTACAAAT TGAATGACCTGAAGAACGCAGTGCCATGTGCAGCCAGCTACGTACTGTTTGACCCTGATGATGACGTCATGAAGAACAACATGGTGTACTACCACTTCCACCAAAAACAGTGGGGGCTGACAGAAGAGGACTTCTTCCCCCGATCA GAGGCGGTGCGGTACTACAACCAGACCACGATGCAGCTACAAATGCTGGAGTTCGCCAGACAGAAACTGGCAAGCGACGATGAG GGGGAGGTGGTGGAGTTTATAGATGAGCTCCTGGATGAGGATGAATAG